In Pseudofrankia saprophytica, one genomic interval encodes:
- a CDS encoding ArsR/SmtB family transcription factor: MTLAINDDLWSAIGDPTRRRLLDLLLTTDAGTATSLSEQLPVTRQAVAKHLGVLDRVGLVQATPAGREKRYRVDEAQLARAVAQLNAVGNAWDARLRRIKQIAEAIQKNS, encoded by the coding sequence ATGACGCTCGCGATCAACGACGACCTGTGGTCGGCGATCGGGGATCCGACCCGCAGGCGTCTGCTCGACCTGCTGTTGACCACCGACGCCGGGACCGCCACCTCGCTCAGCGAGCAGCTGCCGGTGACCCGGCAGGCGGTGGCCAAACACCTCGGCGTCCTCGATCGCGTCGGCCTGGTCCAGGCGACGCCGGCCGGGCGAGAGAAGCGCTACCGCGTCGACGAGGCCCAGCTCGCGCGCGCCGTGGCACAGCTGAACGCCGTCGGCAACGCCTGGGATGCCCGGCTGCGGCGGATCAAGCAGATCGCCGAAGCCATCCAGAAGAACAGTTGA
- a CDS encoding SRPBCC domain-containing protein, with protein sequence MEYASIEREIHVDAPPEVVFEVISQPEHVRDWWYAESDVQPIPGATGELAWADGDNPRAQVVPMTVLVAEPPRLFTFRWTHPAGEKAVDGNSLLVTFELVPSGSGTLLRLTETGFREQGWEIAVLEQQYNDHVAGWGTYVPRIGACAERLVSAR encoded by the coding sequence CCCGCCCGAGGTGGTGTTCGAAGTGATCAGCCAGCCCGAGCACGTCCGGGACTGGTGGTACGCCGAATCCGACGTCCAGCCGATCCCCGGCGCAACGGGGGAACTGGCGTGGGCCGACGGCGACAACCCCCGAGCCCAGGTCGTCCCCATGACCGTGCTGGTCGCCGAGCCGCCACGGTTGTTCACCTTCCGCTGGACGCATCCGGCGGGAGAAAAGGCGGTCGACGGCAACTCGCTGCTGGTCACCTTCGAACTCGTTCCATCCGGCTCGGGCACGCTGCTCCGGCTCACCGAGACCGGGTTCCGGGAGCAGGGCTGGGAGATCGCGGTCCTGGAGCAGCAGTACAACGACCACGTCGCCGGCTGGGGCACCTACGTTCCCCGCATCGGGGCGTGCGCCGAACGCCTGGTCTCGGCGCGATGA
- a CDS encoding SRPBCC family protein produces MADILHRVGVVASREAVFRALTTREDLAGWWTEDTHGDGEAGGVLKFRFGAAGGFDMKVLETQPAERVLWEVIDGPDEWVGTQVSWELRTAGEFTIILFAHQGWREPVEFMYHCSTKWATFLMSLKAFLETGTGEPAPRDVQISDWH; encoded by the coding sequence ATGGCGGACATTCTGCACCGCGTGGGGGTCGTAGCATCCCGCGAAGCCGTTTTCCGTGCGCTGACGACGCGGGAGGACCTGGCGGGTTGGTGGACCGAGGACACGCACGGGGACGGCGAGGCCGGCGGCGTTCTCAAATTCCGCTTCGGGGCCGCCGGCGGTTTCGACATGAAGGTTCTCGAGACCCAGCCGGCCGAGCGCGTCCTCTGGGAGGTCATCGACGGCCCGGACGAGTGGGTCGGCACCCAGGTCAGCTGGGAACTGCGGACCGCGGGCGAATTCACGATCATCCTGTTCGCTCACCAGGGATGGCGTGAGCCCGTGGAGTTCATGTACCACTGCAGCACCAAGTGGGCGACGTTCCTGATGAGCCTGAAGGCGTTCCTGGAAACGGGAACCGGCGAACCGGCGCCCCGCGACGTGCAGATCAGCGACTGGCACTGA